From Brassica oleracea var. oleracea cultivar TO1000 chromosome C3, BOL, whole genome shotgun sequence, a single genomic window includes:
- the LOC106334445 gene encoding uncharacterized protein LOC106334445, producing MSGVRKRSHEEDGVTHTSSSSSAKYPHEDSGSSSYPKSTHPPPVTTHPPPAQVHHHHHQQQQPQSHPHLHTVRHHPPLAAAVSESRTVKGPISEPRDGGERRSPLHGVYWSPSLPATGSSESRDNRSDGREIHGEAKREIHGPKGERDAKFERSGDDSGKGNTGGYSRNDGRGIYGETKREIQGPKPERVGDDFKMEKEGHAHLPWKEQKDCHRGKRVESSSANVEPWVVSRVNPQGSTEVGAKYLSAPVEGGAHLQVMYPWMCKPSLYERFDKRQVCVEMICPCALVGNVDLLEKLKKKNREADLRVYEHRGFSSIFISAVEQFSQTYAPTFYAALDLLPLCSTYDQAGSRSVTFVITARQQKLISAGLIDFWTKTYSCSVHCLERRKGVYHLAFTGTEEGSRTLFCRIFFLFRKDVFWRGHSHAVDFRTIEVEQSYIGPRMNGDTINLDFVKALIEGFKKQLPLHIRYVNQILLQTTHILESLPTLVDIHVDDGQCVIVCGDIHGQFYDLCNIFDKEGFPCQEKQFLFNGDFVDRGSFSVETILTLFALKCACPLWIHLARGNHESRSLNEVHGFEKEVLAKLNETVMDMFSDTFCCLPLAHVLNRKIIVLHGGLFSRDGVTLSDIKSIHRFCQPPKRGLMRDLLWSDPQDSPGRSRSTRGEGIIFFGEDVTESFLRDNNLDLLVRSHELKDKGYEISHNGKLITVFSAPNYCDRENNKGAFIVFKAPQMEPDIQTFSAVGHPYRMWSQWPIAD from the exons ATGAGTGGCGTTCGGAAGAGATCTCACGAAGAGGATGGTGTGACTCATACATCTTCTTCATCATCAGCCAAATACCCCCACGAGGATTCTGGATCTTCTTCTTACCCTAAATCCACTCATCCCCCTCCTGTTACTACTCATCCACCACCGGCTCAGGTTCACCACCACCACCATCAACAACAACAACCTCAATCTCATCCTCACCTTCACACGGTTCGTCACCACCCACCACTTGCTGCTGCTGTTTCTGAATCAAGAACCGTCAAGGGTCCGATAAGTGAGCCTAGAGATGGAGGAGAGAGACGCTCTCCTCTTCACGGCGTGTATTGGTCTCCGTCCCTCCCAGCGACGGGTTCTTCTGAGAGCAGAGATAACAGGAGTGATGGGAGAGAGATACATGGTGAGGCCAAGAGGGAGATTCATGGTCCAAAGGGCGAGAGGGATGCTAAGTTCGAGAGATCAGGGGATGACAGCGGAAAAGGTAATACCGGAGGCTATTCTAGGAATGATGGGAGAGGGATATACGGTGAGACGAAGAGGGAGATTCAAGGTCCTAAGCCTGAGCGTGTAGGGGATGATTTTAAGATGGAAAAGGAAGGGCATGCTCACTTGCCTTGGAAGGAGCAGAAGGATTGCCATAGAGGGAAGAGAGTTGAAAGCTCAAGCGCCAATGTGGAACCGTGGGTTGTATCACGTGTCAATCCTCAAGGATCAACGGAGGTTGGGGCAAAATATCTCTCAGCGCCTGTGGAGGGAGGAGCACATTTACAAG TTATGTACCCATGGATGTGCAAACCTTCTTTGTATGAAAGGTTTGACAAACGGCAAGTATGTGTTGAGATGATTTGCCCCTGTGCTCTTGTGGGAAATGTAGATCTCCTTGAGAAGCTCAAGAAGAAGAACAGAGAAGCGGATCTCAGAGTCTATGAGCATAGAGGGTTTTCTAGCATTTTCATTTCAGCTGTGGAGCAATTTTCTCAAACATACGCACCAACATTCTACGCTGCTCTGGATCTTCTCCCTCTTTGCTCTACATATGATCAAGCAGGATCCAGGAGTGTTACCTTTGTTATCACTGCAAGACAACAGAAACTCATCTCAGCAGGTCTTATTGATTTCTGGACGAAAACTTACTCATGCTCCGTTCACTGTTTGGAGAGAAGAAAAGGGGTGTATCATCTTGCGTTTACTGGCACAGAGGAAGGAAGTAGAACGCTGTTTTGCAGGATTTTCTTTCTCTTCAGAAAAGATGTATTTTGGAGAGGTCACTCCCACGCTGTGGACTTTAGAACCATTG AAGTTGAACAAAGCTACATTGGACCAAGGATGAATGGGGATACAATTAATCTTGATTTTGTTAAAGCATTGATTGAAGGATTCAAGAAGCAGCTACCTTTACATATAAG GTACGTAAATCAGATTCTCTTGCAAACCACTCACATTCTGGAGTCTCTGCCGACGCTTGTAGATATTCACGTAGACGATGGGCAGTGTGTTATAGTGTGCGGAGATATCCACGGGCAG TTCTACGACCTGTGTAATATTTTTGATAAAGAAGGTTTTCCCTGTCAAGAGAAACAGTTCCTGTTCAATGGCGATTTTGTTGACAGGGGTTCCTTTTCAGTAGAAACCATTCTCACCCTGTTTGCACTCAAGTGCGCATGTCCTTTAT GGATACACCTCGCGAGAGGTAACCATGAAAGTAGGAGTTTAAACGAGGTTCATGGGTTTGAGAAGGAGGTGCTGGCAAAGCTAAATGAGACCGTGATGGATATGTTTAGTGATACATTCTGCTGTCTTCCTCTAGCGCACGTTCTCAACAGAAAAATCATTGTTCTTCATGGCGGGCTCTTTAGCCGAGATGGGGTCACACTCAGTGATATCAAGTCAATTCACCGATTTTGCCAGCCTCCTAAAAGAG GACTTATGAGAGACTTATTGTGGAGTGATCCACAAGATTCCCCTGGAAGAAGCAGGAGCACCAGAGGAGAAGGCATTATTTTTTTTGGTGAAGATGTCACAGAGTCATTTTTGAGAGACAACAATCTAG ATCTTTTGGTCAGATCACACGAGCTTAAGGATAAAGGATATGAGATTAGCCATAATGGTAAACTCATCACTGTGTTCTCAGCACCTAACTACTGCGACAGG GAGAATAACAAAGGAGCCTTCATCGTTTTCAAAGCTCCACAAATGGAGCCAGATATTCAGACGTTCTCAGCTGTG GGACACCCGTACCGGATGTGGAGCCAATGGCCTATTGCAGACTGA
- the LOC106334449 gene encoding TVP38/TMEM64 family membrane protein slr0305-like: protein LTWGSALRISVLLILVAAIVLAFYFLPVEQLLRDFLLWVEQDLGPWGPLALAVAYIPLTVLAVPASVLTIGGGYLFGLPIGFVGDSVGATLGSGAAFLLGRTIGKPFVVAKLKDYPQFQSVALAIEKSGFKICLLLRLAPLLPFSMLNYLLSVTPITLGPYLLSSWLGMMPITLALVYVGTTLKDLSDATHKWSELSFGHWASLILSLVVSVILMVCVTKVAQNALRKALAEHGGDMNGAVAASPELNDVVDAPADLNEPLLIKIDSQSPQDQENQSHEKSCWLNYFVQ, encoded by the exons TTGACGTGGGGATCTGCTCTTCGGATTTCAGTTCTGTTGATCCTTGTAGCTGCAATCGTCCTAGCTTTCTATTTCCTCCCCGTCGAGCAG CTTCTGAGGGATTTTTTATTATGGGTTGAACAAGATCTAGGGCCTTGGGGACCGCTTGCCCT AGCTGTTGCCTACATTCCTCTTACAGTTCTGGCTGTTCCTGCCTCTGTTCTTACG ATCGGTGGCGGCTACCTCTTTGGACTACCAATTGGTTTTGTGGGGGACTCGGTCGGGGCCACGCTTGGCTCTGGAGCAGCATTTCTTCTAGGCCGTACG ATTGGAAAACCTTTTGTAGTTGCAAAGTTGAAGGACTATCCTCAGTTTCAGTCGGTGGCTCTCGCTATTGAGAAATCCGGTTTCAAG ATATGCTTGTTGCTCCGGCTTGCTCCACTTCTCCCCTTCAGCATGTTGAACTACCTCTTATCTGTAACTCCAATCACGCTGGGACCATACTTGCTTTCTTCTTGGTTAGGGATGATG CCAATAACGCTTGCGTTAGTGTACGTTGGAACTACTCTAAAAGACCTTTCTGATGCGACTCACAAGTGGAGTGAACTATCTTTCGGTCACTGG GCATCCTTGATTCTGAGCCTTGTAGTATCCG TGATATTGATGGTGTGTGTTACTAAGGTGGCACAGAACGCTCTAAGAAAAGCTTTAGCAGAGCACGGAGGAGACATGAACGGAGCGGTTGCTGCCTCGCCTGAGCTTAACGATGTGGTTGATGCTCCGGCTGATTTAAATGAGCCGCTCTTGATAAAGATAGATTCTCAATCACCTCAGGACCAAGAAAACCAGAGTCATGAAAAAAGCTGCTGGTTAAATTACTTTGTACAATAA